From Candidatus Manganitrophus morganii, the proteins below share one genomic window:
- a CDS encoding ABC transporter permease translates to MELFRLILKNTLRHPLRSILTVFGIAIAISAFGLIRTVIGAWYSGVDASAPNRLITRNAVSLGFSLPLSYREAIRGIPGVADVSYASWFGGIYIDEKHSQFPQFAVDATTWYEIYPEFQLPPEQEAVFKQQRNAAVAGRKLAERFSWKVGDTIQMRGMIFPGEWEFVIRGIYTGERKSTDETQFHFHYQYLDEKLRQTAPFQAGNVGWYVVKVQNPKQAAEVAEAIDRRFKNSLAETLTETERAFVLGFISMSETILVALRIISMVIIGVILLVLSNTMAMTARERLSEYAVLKTLGFGARHLIVLIIGESLLIALTGGLLGILITYPAANGFERAMGDAMGAIFPAFDVATSTQIICALMAVIVGLAASAFPTWRAVQVRIVDGLRRVG, encoded by the coding sequence ATGGAATTATTCCGCCTCATCTTGAAAAACACCCTGCGCCATCCGCTCCGGTCGATTTTGACCGTCTTCGGAATCGCCATCGCCATCAGCGCCTTCGGCTTGATCCGGACGGTGATCGGCGCCTGGTACTCCGGGGTCGATGCCTCGGCGCCGAACCGGCTGATCACCCGCAATGCCGTTTCGCTCGGGTTTTCGTTGCCGCTCTCTTATCGGGAGGCGATCCGGGGAATCCCCGGGGTGGCCGACGTGTCGTACGCCAGCTGGTTCGGCGGGATTTACATCGACGAGAAACATTCGCAGTTTCCCCAGTTTGCCGTCGATGCGACCACCTGGTACGAAATTTACCCCGAGTTCCAGCTCCCCCCCGAGCAGGAGGCGGTGTTCAAGCAGCAGCGGAACGCCGCGGTGGCGGGGCGGAAGCTGGCGGAGCGCTTCAGCTGGAAGGTCGGCGATACGATCCAGATGCGCGGGATGATCTTTCCGGGAGAGTGGGAGTTTGTCATCCGGGGGATCTACACCGGGGAGCGGAAGTCGACCGATGAGACGCAGTTTCACTTCCACTACCAATATCTCGACGAGAAGCTCCGCCAGACGGCGCCGTTTCAGGCGGGGAATGTCGGCTGGTATGTCGTGAAAGTTCAGAACCCGAAGCAGGCGGCGGAGGTGGCGGAGGCGATCGACCGGCGGTTCAAGAATTCGCTCGCGGAAACGCTCACCGAAACGGAGCGGGCCTTCGTCCTCGGCTTCATTTCGATGAGCGAGACGATTTTAGTGGCGCTTCGGATCATTTCGATGGTGATCATCGGGGTGATTCTTTTGGTCCTCTCGAACACCATGGCGATGACGGCGCGCGAGCGTCTCTCGGAGTATGCGGTCCTCAAGACCCTCGGCTTCGGGGCGCGGCATCTGATTGTTCTCATCATCGGAGAGTCGCTCCTCATCGCCCTGACGGGCGGTCTTTTGGGAATACTGATCACCTATCCTGCGGCGAACGGTTTCGAGCGGGCGATGGGGGATGCGATGGGGGCGATCTTCCCGGCGTTCGATGTGGCGACGAGCACACAAATCATCTGCGCCCTGATGGCGGTCATCGTCGGCCTCGCCGCCAGCGCCTTTCCCACCTGGCGGGCGGTGCAGGTGCGGATTGTGGATGGGTTGCGGCGGGTGGGATGA
- a CDS encoding ABC transporter permease, translated as MIIPLNYSFRNLWTRRLTTFLTAGGIALVIFVFSAVLMLANGLEKTLVGTGSDKNAIIVRQGAESEFMSMLDRNAVNIVKSQPEIAVGPEGNRLAASEVVVLINLPKRGSSNPSHVQIRGVAPESLTMRPQVKVVEGRRWRPGLSEVIVGRPVAEGFQGAGLGETIRFGMRDWTVVGVFDAEGAGFESEIWVDAEQLVQAFRRPVFSSITAQLSSAGDFSSLKSRLESDPRLTVEVAREKQYYAEQSEMMATFIRVLGLFVTVIFSLGAMIGAMITMYASVANRTTEIGTMRALGFPRRSILGAFLFESLLLASIGGGLGILLASFLQFVTVSTTNFATFSELAFRFILSPAIVVQSLTFALAMGFLGGFLPAVRASRQKIVEAFRAS; from the coding sequence ATGATTATTCCTCTCAACTACAGTTTTCGTAATCTCTGGACGCGGCGGCTGACGACCTTCCTGACGGCGGGAGGAATTGCGCTGGTGATCTTCGTTTTCTCGGCGGTGTTGATGCTGGCGAACGGGCTGGAGAAGACACTCGTGGGGACCGGGTCGGATAAAAACGCCATCATCGTCCGCCAAGGGGCCGAATCGGAATTCATGAGCATGCTCGATCGGAATGCGGTCAACATCGTCAAGAGCCAACCGGAGATCGCCGTCGGTCCGGAGGGGAATCGCCTGGCGGCCTCCGAAGTCGTTGTTCTGATCAATCTCCCCAAGCGGGGGAGCAGCAATCCGTCCCACGTCCAGATCCGGGGGGTGGCCCCCGAGTCGCTCACGATGCGTCCGCAGGTGAAAGTGGTGGAGGGTCGCCGCTGGCGGCCGGGGCTCTCAGAGGTGATCGTCGGGCGCCCCGTCGCGGAGGGCTTTCAGGGGGCCGGGCTGGGGGAGACGATCCGGTTCGGCATGCGGGACTGGACCGTCGTCGGTGTATTCGATGCGGAGGGGGCGGGGTTTGAATCGGAGATCTGGGTCGATGCCGAGCAGCTGGTTCAGGCCTTCCGCCGGCCGGTCTTCTCATCGATCACCGCGCAGCTCTCAAGCGCCGGTGATTTTTCCTCCCTCAAATCGCGCCTGGAGTCCGACCCCCGGCTGACGGTAGAGGTGGCGCGGGAGAAGCAATATTACGCCGAGCAGTCGGAGATGATGGCGACCTTTATCCGGGTGCTGGGGCTCTTCGTCACCGTGATCTTCAGCCTGGGGGCGATGATCGGGGCGATGATCACGATGTACGCCTCGGTCGCCAACCGGACGACCGAGATCGGGACGATGCGGGCCCTCGGTTTTCCCCGGCGGAGCATTCTCGGCGCTTTTCTTTTTGAATCGCTCCTGCTTGCTTCGATCGGCGGGGGGCTCGGGATCCTCCTCGCCTCGTTCCTCCAGTTCGTCACCGTCTCAACGACCAACTTCGCCACCTTTTCCGAGCTGGCTTTCCGCTTTATTCTCTCGCCGGCGATTGTCGTCCAGTCGCTTACCTTTGCGCTCGCGATGGGCTTCCTCGGCGGCTTCCTCCCGGCGGTCCGCGCCTCCAGACAAAAAATCGTCGAAGCCTTCCGGGCTTCCTGA
- a CDS encoding NAD(P)/FAD-dependent oxidoreductase: protein MKTFDVMVIGAGSAGRYGAKAAAKLGAKVGLVETGPFGGLCILKGCMPTKAYLRSSELIGLLKKAPEVGIYPGKHVGIRFDQIKQRKDKLIAEMADDAYQGVLRHPNITLLSGRARFLSGKEVQVGEESYAAERFLIATGSRAMIPPIPGLEEAGYITSDEALEMESLPESMVIIGGGVEGTEFGQFFARMGVKVTLLQRSERILSHEDEDVSEALAEILRNDGIDLRTGVREVVIERDPQGEWICFEEKERVQRVAAEVIMIATGRTGNIDGLHLAAAGVETHPLGIVANDFLQTSNPNIYAAGDVTGGAQIVNMATYEGEIAGTNLVKGPVQKADYRVFPRAVFCDPEFARVGLSECDARERGIAVRVGKFPFSDLGKAIITDRTEGFIKIVADAQRGEILGAAIVGAEASILIHQAAVAMHFRSTVEEYAKISHIHPSLAEIMLYLADEMVGKE, encoded by the coding sequence ATGAAAACATTCGATGTCATGGTGATCGGGGCCGGAAGCGCGGGGCGGTATGGGGCCAAGGCGGCGGCGAAGCTGGGGGCGAAGGTCGGTCTGGTCGAGACCGGTCCCTTCGGCGGGCTCTGCATCCTCAAGGGATGTATGCCGACGAAAGCTTACCTCCGCTCTTCGGAATTGATCGGATTGCTTAAGAAAGCGCCCGAGGTGGGGATCTATCCGGGGAAACATGTCGGCATCCGTTTCGATCAGATCAAACAGCGCAAAGATAAATTGATCGCCGAGATGGCCGACGATGCGTACCAGGGGGTCCTCCGGCATCCGAATATCACCCTGCTTTCGGGGCGGGCGCGGTTTCTCTCCGGGAAAGAGGTTCAGGTCGGCGAGGAGTCGTACGCCGCCGAGCGGTTCCTCATCGCCACCGGATCGCGGGCGATGATCCCGCCGATTCCCGGCCTGGAAGAGGCCGGCTACATCACGAGCGATGAGGCGCTGGAGATGGAATCGCTTCCGGAGTCGATGGTGATCATCGGCGGTGGGGTCGAGGGGACCGAGTTCGGTCAGTTCTTCGCCCGGATGGGGGTGAAGGTGACCCTGCTGCAGCGGAGCGAGCGAATCTTAAGCCACGAAGACGAAGATGTCAGCGAGGCGCTTGCCGAGATTCTGCGGAACGACGGCATCGACCTCCGGACCGGGGTCCGAGAGGTCGTCATCGAAAGAGATCCGCAGGGCGAGTGGATCTGTTTTGAAGAGAAAGAACGGGTTCAGAGGGTCGCGGCCGAGGTGATCATGATCGCGACCGGACGAACCGGGAATATCGACGGGCTCCATCTTGCGGCCGCCGGCGTGGAGACCCACCCGCTCGGGATCGTTGCGAACGATTTCCTTCAAACGAGCAATCCGAATATCTACGCGGCGGGGGATGTGACCGGGGGGGCCCAAATCGTCAACATGGCGACCTACGAGGGAGAGATCGCCGGGACGAACCTGGTGAAGGGGCCGGTCCAAAAGGCCGACTACCGGGTCTTTCCTCGCGCGGTCTTTTGCGATCCGGAGTTCGCGCGGGTCGGCCTCTCCGAATGCGACGCGCGGGAGCGGGGGATTGCTGTCCGTGTCGGAAAGTTTCCTTTCAGCGATCTCGGAAAAGCGATTATCACCGATCGAACGGAAGGGTTTATCAAGATCGTCGCCGATGCGCAGCGGGGAGAGATTTTGGGCGCCGCCATTGTCGGGGCCGAAGCGTCGATTCTCATTCACCAGGCGGCGGTCGCGATGCATTTCCGGTCGACGGTGGAGGAGTATGCGAAGATCAGCCACATCCATCCGTCGCTGGCGGAGATCATGCTTTATCTGGCCGATGAGATGGTCGGAAAAGAGTAG